One part of the Bacteroidia bacterium genome encodes these proteins:
- a CDS encoding aminotransferase class I/II-fold pyridoxal phosphate-dependent enzyme: MKKLSPATTSLHADRQLEQNKMVAPPLFQSVTQTADSAEDFARMASQPLDDDFYTRYGNPTSSRIAKVIAELEGAEAGMMLASGMGAISTAILSFLEKGDHVIAQKSHYIGTTKLMQEFLPRFGVEVSMVKQSETAAFEAAIRPNTKLIMLESPVNPTMELTDLEAIAELAKKKEILTLCDNTFASPIIQRPIEWGIDLVLHSATKYLGGHHDLLAGCVVGRKDLLEKVWSQSIVLGASAAPMNSWLALRGIRTLDLRVKKQSENALRIAKFLEEQAEISKVYYPALDSHPQKALVGKQMQGMGGGVMSFVLKKGYDAGVKFLDNLQIILHAASLGGIDSLAILPAVMWGGRLPEEVIKEQGLEPGMIRMAIGIEDADDLIADLSQSLHQL, translated from the coding sequence ATGAAAAAGCTTTCCCCGGCAACTACTTCCCTTCATGCTGATCGACAGCTGGAGCAAAACAAAATGGTGGCTCCTCCCCTCTTTCAGTCTGTAACCCAAACCGCTGATTCGGCAGAGGACTTTGCCCGTATGGCGTCTCAGCCACTGGATGATGATTTTTATACCCGCTATGGAAATCCAACCAGTAGCCGAATTGCAAAAGTAATTGCTGAGCTTGAAGGAGCTGAAGCAGGCATGATGCTGGCATCTGGTATGGGAGCCATTTCCACTGCGATTCTGAGTTTTTTGGAAAAGGGAGATCATGTAATCGCTCAGAAAAGCCATTATATCGGCACGACGAAACTCATGCAAGAATTTCTGCCTCGATTTGGAGTGGAAGTGAGTATGGTAAAGCAATCGGAAACCGCTGCTTTCGAAGCAGCCATTCGTCCAAACACAAAACTCATCATGCTGGAAAGCCCGGTAAATCCCACCATGGAATTGACGGATCTGGAAGCTATTGCTGAGTTGGCGAAAAAAAAGGAAATCTTAACGCTCTGCGACAATACCTTTGCCAGCCCAATTATTCAAAGGCCAATAGAATGGGGCATTGATCTGGTCTTGCATAGCGCGACTAAATACCTGGGAGGTCATCATGATCTGTTGGCGGGATGTGTGGTAGGGAGGAAAGATCTTTTGGAAAAAGTATGGAGTCAAAGCATCGTTTTAGGAGCCAGTGCAGCCCCTATGAATAGTTGGTTGGCCCTTAGAGGAATTCGCACCTTGGATCTTCGGGTAAAAAAACAAAGCGAAAATGCCTTGAGAATTGCTAAATTTCTTGAAGAACAAGCAGAAATTTCCAAAGTTTATTATCCGGCACTGGACTCACATCCCCAAAAGGCATTGGTCGGGAAACAAATGCAAGGCATGGGAGGAGGAGTGATGAGTTTTGTACTGAAAAAAGGCTATGATGCAGGGGTAAAATTTCTGGATAATTTGCAGATCATTTTACATGCAGCCAGTCTGGGAGGGATAGATAGTCTGGCTATATTGCCGGCGGTAATGTGGGGAGGAAGATTGCCGGAGGAGGTCATCAAGGAACAAGGACTTGAGCCGGGCATGATTCGCATGGCTATTGGAATTGAAGATGCTGATGACCTTATTGCTGACCTTTCACAAAGCTTACACCAACTGTAA
- a CDS encoding serine hydrolase domain-containing protein, which produces MKRYFVLALFLSFLCTLSAQLDPEKEQAIDELFSSWDAGNHPGGAVGIMKEGEIIYSKGFGLASLEYKVPNSYGTIFNIASVSKQFTSMGIVRLEEMGKLSVDDDIRKYLPELPDFGHTITLRHCMYHTSGMRSLHAMLGMAGWRGDDSRTDEDLFRFMKRQKELNFAPGEDNLYCNTGYMLLAVIIERLTEEPFSEWMKKNVFLALGMNHTYVEDDYSRVVPNNATSYYRGGEEFSRAVEYWGYVGSGNMHSTVEDLLYWMDNFRNPKRGWEKAFRRMQEVGKLNNGTSINYAFGININEVFGKKFIGHGGAIGGFRSNVICFPQEKLNIVVLGNFSSSGPQGKVFQIAEILMDVEEAESESSEVAIDAIQLSSKKLKQFEGDYWNLKENYTRKIYEKDDTLRYFRSEGNETILIPISENSFQMMGLPFVATVSFKPGSKKSMIMRFSQANEGVEEDFERYTKPEVNEEFLQKLSGVYYSPELDTHYTISTNGKTLTGYHNRHGEFTLSVKRENYLSADHGAFGSIKVKRDKKGEVAGFYVSNGRVRNMWFVKR; this is translated from the coding sequence ATGAAACGCTACTTCGTCCTCGCCTTATTTTTATCTTTTCTATGTACGCTAAGTGCTCAACTTGATCCTGAAAAAGAACAAGCCATAGATGAACTATTCTCTAGCTGGGATGCAGGTAATCATCCGGGTGGAGCTGTCGGGATTATGAAAGAGGGAGAAATCATTTATTCTAAAGGTTTTGGACTTGCCAGCCTCGAATATAAGGTTCCCAATTCCTATGGGACTATTTTCAATATAGCCTCTGTATCCAAACAGTTTACCTCTATGGGGATTGTTCGCTTAGAGGAAATGGGCAAATTATCGGTAGATGACGATATCCGTAAATACCTGCCAGAATTGCCAGACTTTGGCCATACAATTACGCTCAGACATTGCATGTACCACACCAGCGGTATGAGAAGCCTCCACGCCATGTTGGGCATGGCAGGTTGGAGAGGAGATGATAGCCGAACAGATGAGGATCTTTTTCGCTTTATGAAACGTCAAAAAGAGCTCAATTTTGCTCCGGGTGAAGACAATCTATATTGCAATACCGGCTATATGTTGCTGGCAGTAATCATCGAAAGACTTACCGAAGAACCTTTCTCTGAATGGATGAAAAAGAATGTATTCTTAGCCCTGGGTATGAACCATACTTATGTAGAAGATGATTACAGCCGGGTAGTTCCCAATAATGCTACTTCCTATTATCGGGGAGGTGAAGAATTTAGTCGTGCAGTCGAATACTGGGGCTATGTGGGTTCAGGGAATATGCATTCTACAGTAGAAGACTTGTTGTACTGGATGGACAATTTTCGCAATCCCAAAAGAGGCTGGGAAAAAGCTTTCAGGCGGATGCAGGAAGTTGGTAAACTCAACAATGGAACCAGCATCAATTATGCATTTGGGATAAATATAAATGAAGTATTTGGAAAGAAATTTATCGGTCATGGAGGAGCAATTGGGGGATTTCGATCCAATGTCATCTGCTTTCCCCAGGAAAAACTCAATATCGTCGTGCTCGGAAATTTCAGTTCTTCCGGACCTCAGGGAAAGGTATTCCAAATAGCCGAAATCCTCATGGACGTAGAAGAAGCTGAATCAGAGTCCTCCGAAGTAGCCATAGATGCTATCCAGCTTTCCTCCAAAAAACTCAAACAATTCGAAGGAGATTACTGGAACCTCAAGGAGAACTACACTCGGAAAATTTATGAAAAAGATGACACCCTTAGGTATTTCAGATCAGAAGGAAATGAGACCATTCTTATCCCCATCTCCGAAAACAGCTTCCAAATGATGGGCCTTCCTTTTGTAGCCACGGTAAGCTTCAAACCTGGCAGCAAGAAAAGCATGATCATGAGATTTAGCCAGGCAAATGAAGGAGTGGAAGAAGATTTTGAGCGATATACAAAACCAGAAGTGAATGAAGAATTCCTTCAGAAATTGAGCGGGGTCTATTACAGCCCGGAACTGGATACCCATTATACCATTAGCACAAATGGAAAAACACTCACTGGCTACCACAATCGGCACGGAGAATTTACCTTGAGTGTAAAAAGAGAAAATTATCTTTCCGCCGACCACGGAGCTTTTGGGTCTATCAAAGTTAAACGAGATAAGAAGGGAGAAGTAGCAGGTTTTTATGTGAGCAATGGACGTGTGAGGAATATGTGGTTTGTAAAAAGATAA
- a CDS encoding serine hydrolase has translation MRTIYLGLLTLLFLISQHLSAQNYRDSLRIALEEIAAREIVPGFGVSIVNKEGILYEEGFGYAKVENMEAYTPQTIHNIGSVSKTFIGISIMKAVEMGLLKLETPINDLLPFKIIHPRHPDKAITLLHLASHTSGIRDGLVYEKAYVLKEKLDIPLSELKGRTRKEFKAYLTHQDMSMPQYFQKVLVEGGEWYKKKNFYKHAPGETYKYSNIGAALAAHILEIASGESFEAFTQKHILDPLNMEASGWRFSQINMDNHAHIYLPDGLKVPKYSLITFPDGGFLSSIHDLSLYLQEAIRGYKGEGKLMNQEAYVEMMKGHAPGEDDYSIFWEYSNQGLIGHNGSDPGIFTNLKFDPALDQGWLIFTNTNLDPKNGSLDQIRDAWRVLKKYGPLLEKQN, from the coding sequence ATGCGAACTATTTACCTGGGTCTTCTGACCTTATTATTTCTCATTAGTCAACATCTATCTGCTCAAAACTATCGAGACTCCCTTCGAATTGCCTTAGAGGAGATTGCTGCTCGTGAAATAGTTCCGGGATTTGGGGTTTCTATTGTAAATAAGGAAGGCATCTTATATGAGGAAGGCTTTGGCTATGCCAAAGTAGAAAACATGGAAGCCTATACTCCACAAACCATTCATAATATCGGTTCTGTTTCAAAAACCTTTATCGGTATATCCATTATGAAAGCTGTGGAAATGGGGTTATTAAAGCTGGAAACGCCCATCAATGATCTTTTGCCTTTCAAAATCATTCATCCCCGACATCCTGATAAAGCGATTACTCTTTTACATCTGGCCTCACATACTTCCGGAATCAGAGACGGACTGGTCTATGAAAAAGCCTATGTACTTAAGGAGAAATTGGACATTCCCCTATCCGAACTCAAAGGAAGAACTCGCAAGGAATTCAAGGCTTACCTCACACATCAAGACATGAGTATGCCTCAGTATTTTCAGAAGGTTTTGGTCGAAGGAGGAGAATGGTATAAGAAAAAGAATTTCTATAAACATGCTCCGGGCGAAACCTACAAATATTCTAATATCGGAGCGGCACTAGCGGCACACATCCTTGAAATCGCGAGCGGAGAAAGTTTCGAAGCCTTTACTCAAAAGCATATTCTCGATCCTCTCAATATGGAAGCATCGGGATGGAGATTTTCCCAGATCAATATGGACAATCATGCCCATATCTATCTTCCAGATGGATTGAAAGTTCCTAAATATAGTCTGATCACCTTCCCAGACGGTGGATTCTTAAGCAGCATTCATGACTTATCTCTTTATCTACAGGAAGCCATACGAGGTTACAAAGGAGAAGGCAAACTAATGAATCAGGAAGCTTATGTGGAAATGATGAAAGGACATGCTCCGGGAGAAGATGACTATAGCATTTTTTGGGAGTACAGCAATCAAGGCCTGATTGGACATAATGGATCTGATCCCGGCATCTTTACCAATCTAAAATTTGATCCTGCCCTCGACCAGGGATGGCTCATTTTTACCAATACCAATCTGGACCCAAAGAATGGCAGTCTGGATCAAATCAGAGATGCATGGCGAGTTCTTAAAAAATATGGCCCCTTACTAGAAAAGCAAAACTAA
- a CDS encoding S41 family peptidase — MKHILLFILLPCLCILGQAQDATFSPTQLKEDLSILKRNLETVHPALYAYHPKKRLDSAFTAIEANLNSPLTEVQFFRRISPLLKLIANGHTHFFSSDAYLERRRTSDLIFPLAVYWEKEQLYLLRNASLNSDLEVGSIIQKINGKPTKEIFDHLVSQETRDGYNKSLPIHSVQRAFGSKYALHYGNPDSYELDMLLPNGEEKVFKIEALPLDSIQKKRKERYGAPAKPWYQKGVDAYTLEIEGNTAIMTLRTFSKGWIKKNGPSYKQFFNEAFKQIDDANIEHLIIDLRDNGGGDPKPTIKLIAHLYDKPFTFYKRLSMVSRGLPDKQYYKEKLGLLKVALPFITKKEGDLYVLKGVAGLKGSKPAEPYYSGKTYFLTNPNSFSATGEVSAILKNYDRGLFIGEEAGGNPNQNTSGIMLPLEFPNSKISVLMPMILFEMNVDFKNTGRGIIPDHIIRPSFEDVIEENDPVMDFTKELIKKGK; from the coding sequence ATGAAACACATTCTACTATTTATCCTCCTTCCCTGCTTATGTATACTGGGACAGGCCCAGGATGCCACTTTCAGTCCGACACAACTCAAAGAAGACCTGAGCATCCTCAAAAGAAACCTGGAAACGGTACATCCTGCTTTATATGCCTACCATCCAAAAAAGCGATTGGATAGTGCTTTTACGGCCATTGAAGCAAATCTGAATAGCCCACTTACAGAGGTTCAGTTTTTCAGAAGAATAAGTCCGCTTTTGAAACTGATTGCAAATGGACATACCCATTTCTTTTCTTCGGATGCTTATCTTGAAAGAAGAAGAACTTCAGATTTGATTTTCCCACTGGCTGTCTATTGGGAAAAAGAGCAATTGTATCTCCTGAGAAATGCTTCCCTGAATTCGGATCTGGAAGTTGGCTCTATCATCCAAAAGATCAATGGAAAACCAACAAAAGAAATCTTTGATCATCTGGTATCTCAGGAAACTCGTGATGGGTATAATAAAAGCCTGCCCATCCATTCTGTTCAAAGAGCCTTCGGTTCTAAATATGCCCTTCATTATGGCAATCCCGATAGCTATGAACTGGATATGCTTCTCCCCAATGGAGAAGAAAAAGTCTTCAAGATTGAAGCCCTTCCTTTAGACAGCATTCAGAAAAAGAGAAAGGAACGCTACGGAGCTCCTGCCAAGCCCTGGTACCAAAAGGGTGTAGATGCGTATACCCTCGAAATAGAGGGCAATACTGCCATCATGACCTTACGGACTTTTAGCAAGGGCTGGATAAAGAAGAATGGGCCTTCATACAAGCAATTTTTCAATGAAGCATTTAAACAGATAGATGATGCCAATATTGAACACCTGATCATTGACCTCAGAGACAATGGAGGCGGGGATCCCAAACCTACCATCAAACTCATTGCTCATCTATATGATAAGCCTTTCACTTTTTATAAGCGACTAAGCATGGTCAGCAGAGGCCTTCCTGACAAGCAGTATTACAAAGAAAAATTGGGATTACTTAAAGTGGCGCTTCCTTTTATCACAAAAAAGGAAGGAGATTTATACGTACTCAAAGGAGTAGCCGGCCTCAAAGGCTCCAAGCCAGCTGAGCCCTATTATAGTGGTAAAACCTACTTTCTTACCAATCCTAATTCTTTTTCAGCTACAGGAGAGGTGTCTGCCATTTTGAAAAATTACGACAGAGGTTTGTTTATAGGAGAAGAAGCCGGAGGAAATCCCAATCAGAATACCAGTGGAATCATGTTACCGCTCGAATTCCCTAATTCAAAAATTTCTGTCCTGATGCCTATGATTTTGTTTGAAATGAATGTGGATTTCAAAAATACAGGCAGAGGAATAATCCCGGACCATATCATCAGGCCCAGTTTTGAAGATGTGATAGAGGAAAATGATCCGGTTATGGATTTTACCAAAGAGCTGATCAAAAAAGGAAAATAA
- a CDS encoding gluconokinase has translation MPFVLIIMGVSGTGKSTIGKALSKKLSLPYFEGDEFHPATNVEKMRQGIPLNDDDRVPWLLALREQIELQLEKGKSAILASSALKASYREILQRDDKRVKFVFLHGSYELILARMQERDHEYMPPSLLKSQFDTLEEPESAIKVSIDQEVSAIVEEVISKI, from the coding sequence ATGCCGTTCGTACTGATCATAATGGGAGTAAGTGGTACAGGAAAAAGTACCATTGGAAAAGCTCTTTCTAAAAAACTATCGCTGCCTTATTTCGAGGGAGACGAATTTCATCCTGCCACCAATGTGGAAAAAATGCGTCAGGGGATTCCGCTCAATGATGATGATCGGGTTCCCTGGCTGTTGGCATTACGGGAGCAGATTGAGCTTCAGCTGGAGAAAGGAAAATCAGCTATACTTGCTTCCTCTGCTTTAAAAGCCTCCTATCGGGAAATTTTACAGAGAGATGACAAACGGGTAAAGTTTGTCTTTCTTCATGGCTCCTATGAACTTATTCTGGCTCGTATGCAAGAGCGAGATCATGAATACATGCCTCCAAGTCTTCTTAAGAGTCAATTTGACACCCTGGAAGAGCCAGAATCAGCCATCAAAGTATCCATTGATCAGGAAGTTTCAGCCATCGTAGAGGAAGTAATTTCGAAAATATAG
- the lgt gene encoding prolipoprotein diacylglyceryl transferase translates to MLQSLLAITWSVDPEIFTIGSFSPRYYGLFFAGGFFLGYMIVRKQFLSEKKPEAWLDSLLIHLIIGTVVGARLGHVIFYNPGYYLENPLEIFMTWKGGLASHGGTLGVFIALIIWSRKVSKKPFLWIADRLTVPVALVSCFIRLGNLMNHEIIGNETDVPWAFIFTLRDNVPRHPAQLYEALAYLGTFFVCWYLYWKTDAKKKEGFLFGLFMVLIFGARFVIEYVKVEQADFQANFLDILTLGQWLSIPFVLLGVFCMMRSQKHISE, encoded by the coding sequence ATGCTCCAATCACTACTAGCCATCACCTGGTCTGTTGACCCAGAAATCTTTACCATCGGAAGTTTTTCTCCGAGGTATTATGGCTTATTCTTCGCCGGTGGTTTTTTCCTCGGTTATATGATCGTTAGGAAACAATTCCTTTCAGAGAAAAAACCTGAAGCCTGGTTGGACTCTTTGTTGATTCACCTCATCATAGGTACCGTAGTAGGTGCGAGATTGGGGCATGTGATTTTTTACAATCCCGGCTATTATCTCGAAAATCCCCTCGAAATCTTTATGACCTGGAAAGGAGGCCTTGCCAGTCATGGAGGAACATTGGGGGTATTTATTGCCCTTATAATCTGGTCCAGGAAAGTCAGTAAAAAACCCTTTCTCTGGATTGCGGATCGTCTGACTGTACCGGTAGCCCTGGTTTCCTGCTTTATCCGTTTGGGAAACCTCATGAATCATGAAATCATCGGAAATGAAACCGATGTGCCCTGGGCATTTATTTTTACCCTGCGAGACAATGTACCCCGACACCCTGCCCAATTGTATGAAGCTTTGGCTTATCTGGGAACTTTCTTTGTTTGTTGGTACTTATACTGGAAAACGGATGCAAAGAAAAAAGAGGGATTTCTTTTTGGACTATTTATGGTCCTCATCTTTGGAGCCAGATTTGTTATAGAATATGTCAAAGTGGAACAGGCTGATTTTCAGGCTAATTTCCTGGATATTCTTACCCTGGGTCAATGGCTAAGCATCCCTTTTGTACTTTTAGGCGTCTTCTGTATGATGAGAAGCCAAAAGCATATCAGCGAATAG
- a CDS encoding DUF3299 domain-containing protein, with translation MKIFKLYLPLLLTIAICSISQWLLGQESITWKTLENVSYEMSYDSTADYVMMTPVYGESLNKLQGQEVEIKGYILPMDTEGTAFVLSAFPFSSCFFCGGGGKETVVELMLDGEKSYTVDQVKTFRGKLKLNDDPFGLNYILEEAKEVDES, from the coding sequence ATGAAAATATTCAAGCTTTACCTTCCTTTACTATTGACAATTGCTATATGCAGTATTTCTCAATGGCTCTTGGGTCAGGAAAGTATCACCTGGAAAACCCTGGAAAATGTTAGCTATGAAATGAGCTATGATTCCACAGCCGACTATGTGATGATGACGCCGGTTTATGGGGAAAGCCTGAATAAACTACAGGGCCAGGAAGTAGAAATCAAAGGGTATATCCTACCTATGGATACAGAAGGTACAGCCTTTGTCCTCTCAGCTTTTCCTTTTAGCTCCTGCTTCTTTTGCGGAGGTGGGGGAAAGGAAACGGTCGTAGAACTAATGCTGGATGGAGAAAAAAGTTATACGGTGGATCAGGTCAAGACTTTCAGGGGAAAGCTCAAATTGAACGATGATCCCTTTGGCTTAAACTATATATTGGAAGAGGCCAAAGAGGTGGATGAGAGTTGA
- a CDS encoding OmpA family protein: MRKILCMVGFLLLTSLFVSAQNNLNHIYFKTASSTLSTEAKKTLNKFIDTYDPESTALVELVGHTDAVGTQSYNEELALRRARSVKDYLLRKGIDAERILMKTFGETQPLMSNREESGRKQNRRVSFVWGDGSFAWLNEGTEIQQEELLGMEFLGEIAPYEYNEREIAMRELVELLAPKQQIFGLKKGIETRIVTKGGAVLFVPYDVLETEDGSEIEAPVKLKIRECIDRSDMVFTGLDSHSPEGMLESGGMFQILAYSGNKKLKLKEGRKVELYIPTAEVKEGMGLYTTSVSPPADPNLFGDWEQDSNWKLPDSSRYNSVKQTVWLNMKESEKMNFRKPVGEFVETLIDTSWQNDVPVIIENTYIYRKPRPSLEYLRSRNKPYFYGLNLSRLGWINCDRFISDRRPKTELFVKSDYETPMLLKLVFKRQNGIMSASYLTGSYLGFSSLPVGEKVTLVAIGKGEKEKELVFATKDFRISENMKIDELELRKGSMLELKSYLSGAIDI; this comes from the coding sequence ATGAGAAAGATCTTATGTATGGTCGGATTCCTCCTTTTGACCAGTTTATTCGTTTCTGCTCAAAACAATCTCAATCACATTTACTTTAAAACTGCCAGTTCAACGCTTTCTACAGAAGCGAAAAAGACGCTCAACAAATTTATTGATACGTACGATCCCGAATCTACAGCTTTAGTGGAGCTTGTAGGTCATACAGATGCCGTCGGTACCCAGAGCTACAATGAAGAATTAGCGCTTCGCCGGGCTAGATCTGTGAAAGATTATTTGCTTCGAAAAGGGATTGATGCTGAAAGGATATTGATGAAAACCTTTGGAGAAACTCAACCATTAATGTCCAATCGAGAAGAGTCGGGTCGTAAGCAAAACAGACGGGTGAGTTTTGTCTGGGGAGATGGGAGTTTTGCCTGGTTAAATGAAGGAACAGAAATTCAGCAGGAAGAACTCCTTGGAATGGAGTTTTTGGGAGAGATTGCTCCTTATGAATACAATGAAAGGGAGATTGCGATGAGAGAATTAGTAGAATTACTGGCCCCCAAACAACAAATTTTCGGCCTGAAAAAAGGAATTGAAACCCGGATCGTAACAAAAGGGGGGGCGGTTCTCTTTGTCCCCTATGATGTCTTGGAAACCGAAGATGGAAGTGAAATTGAAGCACCTGTAAAGCTAAAGATCAGGGAATGTATCGATCGCTCTGATATGGTTTTTACAGGCCTGGACTCTCATTCTCCTGAAGGCATGTTGGAAAGTGGAGGTATGTTCCAGATTCTGGCCTATAGTGGAAATAAAAAGTTGAAGCTTAAAGAAGGTCGTAAAGTGGAGCTATATATTCCGACTGCAGAGGTAAAAGAAGGAATGGGACTTTATACTACAAGTGTATCTCCTCCCGCTGATCCGAATCTTTTTGGAGATTGGGAGCAAGACAGTAATTGGAAACTACCTGATAGTTCTCGATACAATAGTGTTAAGCAGACGGTATGGCTAAACATGAAAGAATCAGAGAAGATGAATTTCAGAAAACCGGTAGGCGAATTTGTTGAAACCCTTATCGATACATCCTGGCAAAATGATGTCCCGGTGATCATTGAAAATACCTATATATATCGAAAACCCAGACCTTCTCTGGAGTATCTGCGCTCGAGGAATAAACCCTATTTTTATGGCTTAAACCTGAGTCGTCTCGGTTGGATAAACTGCGATAGATTCATTTCTGATCGCCGACCTAAAACTGAACTTTTTGTGAAAAGCGATTATGAAACGCCCATGCTTCTCAAGCTTGTATTCAAAAGGCAAAACGGAATCATGAGCGCCTCCTATCTCACTGGGTCATATTTGGGATTTAGCAGTTTGCCGGTAGGAGAAAAGGTGACATTGGTAGCCATAGGGAAAGGAGAGAAAGAAAAAGAGCTGGTCTTTGCTACCAAGGATTTCAGAATTTCCGAGAATATGAAGATTGATGAGTTGGAATTGCGGAAAGGTTCTATGTTAGAACTTAAATCTTATCTCTCAGGGGCTATAGACATATGA
- a CDS encoding HupE/UreJ family protein — protein MDQFLFYLEFGFTHILDIAGYDHMLFLLALCALYRLKDWKRVLILVTAFTIGHSVTLAAAALDIIQISSELIEFLIAFTIFLTAVYNLTLARNEELSRGQVQINYAMALIFGFIHGMGFSNQFKALLGQEESIVPILFPFNLGIELGQILFVIGIMLFGGFLVEKLKLPFKYWKFSLSIIAGLLALYMMSQRIFW, from the coding sequence ATGGATCAATTTCTCTTTTACCTCGAATTTGGTTTTACGCACATCCTCGACATTGCCGGCTATGATCATATGTTGTTTCTGTTGGCGTTGTGTGCTTTATACAGACTGAAAGACTGGAAACGTGTATTGATCCTGGTCACAGCATTTACCATCGGCCATTCGGTTACCCTGGCAGCGGCAGCATTGGATATCATTCAGATTTCCAGTGAACTCATCGAATTCCTCATTGCTTTCACCATATTTCTCACTGCCGTTTACAACCTTACACTGGCCCGAAATGAAGAATTGAGTAGGGGACAGGTACAAATCAATTATGCAATGGCCCTGATTTTTGGATTTATCCATGGCATGGGTTTTTCCAATCAGTTCAAGGCTTTGCTAGGACAGGAAGAAAGCATAGTTCCCATTTTGTTTCCCTTCAATCTCGGAATTGAACTGGGGCAGATTCTCTTTGTCATTGGGATTATGCTGTTCGGAGGATTTTTGGTTGAAAAACTAAAACTGCCCTTCAAGTATTGGAAATTTAGTTTGTCGATCATCGCTGGATTGCTGGCACTTTATATGATGAGTCAACGGATTTTCTGGTAG
- a CDS encoding helix-turn-helix domain-containing protein — protein sequence MDEIMNIEEVAKYLKLKPQTIYSWAQQGKIPAAKLGKEWRFRRSLIDMWFNQHIDEKFDQLMNDWEEKLKKGKKN from the coding sequence ATGGATGAGATCATGAACATAGAGGAGGTGGCCAAATACCTCAAACTAAAACCACAAACCATTTACAGTTGGGCGCAACAGGGAAAAATCCCTGCCGCCAAACTGGGAAAGGAATGGAGATTCCGCCGCTCGCTTATCGATATGTGGTTCAATCAGCACATCGATGAAAAATTTGACCAGTTGATGAATGACTGGGAAGAGAAACTTAAAAAAGGAAAGAAAAACTAA
- a CDS encoding copper homeostasis protein CutC — translation MFPKFSFEVCIDSVESALAAESGGAHRVELCDNLVEGGTTPSYGMIKQTKKHCSLPVMVMIRPRGGDFFYNEYEVEVMKEDILMAKEAGADGLVMGLLNVEGGIQKDQSAALRELAGDLPCTFHRAFDMSKDSAAALEDIIECGFNMILTSGQEESVVIGRENIEHLHDLAKGRIHLMAGAGIRAENVGELILHTGVHHIHASASHSISSPMKYRNPNLSMGVQVYDEYKRTVVSREMVSHILQAANKAWKSGNF, via the coding sequence ATGTTTCCAAAATTCTCTTTCGAAGTATGTATAGATTCGGTTGAATCTGCCCTGGCTGCAGAGTCAGGAGGAGCTCATAGGGTTGAGTTATGTGATAACCTGGTTGAGGGAGGCACTACCCCCAGCTATGGTATGATCAAACAGACAAAAAAACATTGCTCATTGCCAGTCATGGTGATGATTCGCCCGAGAGGGGGAGACTTTTTCTATAATGAATATGAAGTGGAAGTCATGAAAGAAGATATCCTCATGGCTAAAGAAGCTGGTGCAGATGGGCTGGTGATGGGTTTGTTGAATGTAGAAGGAGGCATTCAAAAAGATCAATCTGCCGCATTGCGGGAATTGGCCGGAGATCTCCCCTGTACTTTTCATAGAGCCTTTGACATGAGCAAAGACTCTGCTGCCGCCCTTGAGGACATTATCGAATGTGGATTTAATATGATTCTCACTTCAGGTCAGGAGGAAAGTGTGGTAATTGGCAGGGAGAACATTGAGCATCTGCATGATCTCGCAAAAGGGAGAATCCATTTAATGGCAGGAGCAGGAATCAGAGCAGAGAATGTCGGAGAACTTATTTTGCATACAGGCGTACATCATATTCATGCGAGTGCAAGCCACTCCATCTCCTCTCCAATGAAATACCGAAATCCCAACCTAAGCATGGGAGTCCAGGTTTACGATGAGTATAAAAGAACCGTCGTAAGCCGTGAAATGGTATCCCATATTTTGCAAGCAGCAAATAAGGCCTGGAAGTCGGGAAATTTCTAA